Proteins co-encoded in one Xiphophorus couchianus chromosome 3, X_couchianus-1.0, whole genome shotgun sequence genomic window:
- the LOC114141865 gene encoding uncharacterized protein LOC114141865 codes for MAPGDEKVFWSFMFLLAGAAAQTIRYQFGSTCAVRGSTVILPCYFTPLKSFSPEGRQIPLRVVRVRWCKNHPICQGTTPSVYDSNSTAREPRFHYLGNMEAKCTLQIRDIKMEDMGTFRFRMEADNSAGHFTNPTGVTISVADLIKMEIKSSSNKSEVSRGQTVSLQCITSTCTFTHLEVTWRKDGHALPGNGSALQLGPLTAKDSGNYSCALTSNMETQSEPFSLQVEEKEEKEFKLPLAAAVTFGVLLVVTTLILLIFIFKRKRTAAGSPNIMRGETEMKTDHIYSNVLPPLLEETGSQKQEVEAEEISYASVQFKHSEHSRKAKEESEPTIYSSVASRG; via the exons ATGGCTCCTGGAGATGAAAAGGTTTTCTGGAGCTTCATGTTCCTGCTGGCAG GAGCCGCGGCCCAAACCATCCGGTACCAGTTTGGATCGACCTGTGCAGTGAGAGGATCGACTGTCATCCTGCCCTGTTACTTCACTCCTCTGAAATCTTTCTCTCCTGAAGGAAGACAGATTCCTCTGAGGGTCGTCAGAGTTCGCTGGTGTAAGAATCATCCGATCTGTCAGGGAACGACTCCGTCTGTTTACGACAGCAACTCAACGGCCAGAGAGCCTCGGTTTCATTACCTGGGCAACATGGAGGCAAAGTGCACTCTGCAGATCAGAGACATTAAGATGGAGGACATGGGAACCTTTAGATTCAGGATGGAAGCAGATAATTCTGCTGGACATTTTACAAACCCGACTGGAGTCACAATCTCAGTGGCTG ATCTGATCAAAATGGAGATAAAGAGCTCCAGCAACAAGTCAGAGGTCAGCAGAGGTCAAACTGTCTCCCTGCAGTGCATCACTTCAACCTGCACCTTCACTCACCTGGAGGTCACCTGGAGGAAAGATGGCCACGCCCTCCCAGGGAACGGCTCCGCCCTCCAGCTCGGCCCTCTGACCGCAAAGGATTCTGGGAACTACAGCTGTGCTCTGACGAGTAACATGGAGACCCAATCAGAGCCGTTCAGCCTGCAGgtggaggaaaaggaggagaaag AGTTTAAACTtcctctggctgctgctgtGACGTTTGGAGTCCTGCTGGTGGTCACCAccctcatcctcctcatcttcatctttaAAAG GAAGCGAACAGCAGCAGGGAGTCCAAACATCATGAGAGGAGAAACAGAGATGAag ACTGATCACATCTACAGCAACGTCCTGCCGCCTCTCctggaggaaacaggaagtcagaaacaggaagtagaggctGAGGAGATCAGCTACGCTTCGGTCCAGTTCAAACACAGCGAACACAGCAG aaaagcaaaagaagaatcTGAGCCGACCATCTACTCTTCAGTAGCCTCCAGAGGATGA